DNA sequence from the Chryseobacterium indicum genome:
CCGGAAAAAGATGAAATATCTTTTTCCGGCGCTGATTATTAAAAATTATTCTGAAATTATTGTTTACGGATACGGTAGAGTCTACCTCCGTCCGTCACTGCATATAAATTGCTATCTATTCCCTGTGTAATATCTCTGAAACGCTGGTTTTCGGATGAAAGAAGCCTTTCTTCGCCTATTACTTTGTTGTTTTCCATAACCAGTCTCGCGATGTGCATTCCGCTTAGGGAAGCTACGAAAAGATTATTCTGCCATTCCGGAATGATGTTTCCTTTATAAAAAGTGATTCCGCTTGGCGAAATTACAGGATCCCAGTAATAAACCGGCTGTTCCATTCCTGCCTGCTGCTGAATTCCTGCGCCGATGGTGGCTCCGCTGTATTCAATTCCATAAGTAATGGTTGGCCAGCCATAGTTTTTACCTGCCAAAACCCTGTTAATTTCATCGCCGCCTCTCGGTCCGTGTTCACTCTGCCATAATTCTCCTGTTACAGGATGGATGGCAATTCCCTGCGGATTTCGGTGTCCGATGCTGTATAATTCCGGCAAAGCTCCGGATTGCGAAAATGAAGGATTTCCAGAAGCGGGTTGTCCGTTGGTTGTAATTCTCAGGATCTTGCCTAAAGCTGCGGTTACAGACTGTGCAAGAGGTCTTGTAGAAAGATCAGAACGTTCTCCCGTACTCACAAAGAGATTTCCTGTGTTATCAAAAGCAATTCTTCCTCCGTAATGAAGATTTCCCACATTGGCAGAAGGATTTGCCCTGTAGATCACCACAGGATTTTCAATCATAGTTTCTGAGCTGGAGAGTCTTCCTTTGGCTACTGAAGTTATATTTCCGCCTGAAACATTTTCAGAGAAAACCCAGTATACCATTCTGTTGGAAGTAAACTGCGGATCTACACAAACGCCAAGCAGACCACCCTGCCCTCCGGAATTCACGGAAGGAAGTCCTGTTATAGCACTGCTTACAGTTCCGTTACTGTTTATAATCCTCATGGTTCCTGCTTTCTCGGTTACGAGAAGTCTTCCATCCGGCAGAGATGTAATTCCCCACGGCGAAGCTAATGATGAGGTAACGACTTCACTTACATAAGGTGTGGAAGTTTTTGCGCCATTCGCTCTGGTCTGTCCTGCAAAAGCCGGCTGATAATTGGTATTTGCCGAATTGGTCTCAACAGGAGGAAGTGATGGTCCGTTATTTCCGCCGCTGTCATCAATAGTACCTGAACAGTTTGCTAGTAATAAAGACACGGCAATTAATCCATAATAGCTTGTTATTTTCATATTTCGAGATTTTGGTGTACTGAAGAATTTTATTTTCACAAACAAATTACCTGCCGTAAATCCTATCGTCGTGGAATTCCCACAAAAATATTCAATCGGTTACACTGATAATAGAATTTCTTTAAAATTTCAATAATTGATTAAGAAAATTTTAAGACTTAAAATGAAAGTATGGCATGAATATTATTATAATTAATATAAACACGTTGAAGATGGAAAACCTGTTAGCCAATAAAGATTTAATAAACAACTATTTAAAGTTAGTCATAAAACTGCAATTCAATACAGAAATTGATTTAGAAGGAGAATATACATTTACCGAAAATCTGGTTTCCAAAAAACCTATTATAGCAACTACTTTCTCTGAAAGAGTTTTGTCCAGCCCCGATATAAAAACGGTTTTGACATCTGTAATTACAGAAATTAATATCGGAGTCTGTACCACAGAACAGATGAGAAAAGCAGTTCAGGATTATCCGGAAGCAGATTCGCGGGAAATGCAGGAAATTGTTTAAATAAAACTCCCTGTACAGCTTTTTGTACAGGGAGTTTTATTTTTTGAGAGAATTACTTTAAACTTTCCGAAGATTACTGCAGGTACTTTGCTACTTTGTCTTCTAAATCTTCAAGATTAAAAGGTTTGGCAACATAATCATCCGCCTGCGCTTCCTGTGCCAGAGCCACAATGTCGTTATTTGCCGTTACATAGATCACGGGAATGCTTTTAAATTCCTGATGATTCTTCAGAAGCCTTGTTGCTTCCACTCCACCAATTTTGGGAATCCAGTTGTCCATAAGGATAACATCCGGCTGGAACTGTTCTACTTTCTCCAAAATGTCATGTGAAGTTTCCGAAATTTCGACCTGATAACCATTTTCTTCAAAAATGATGGTGATGACTTCTAAAATAGTTTTATCATCATCAAAAATCAAAATTTTCTTCTTATTCATATATACTTAACTTTAGTTAGGGGTTACATTTTTTTATAACTGATTGATGTAATCTGCCAGATTATCGGGTTTAATAATGAGGTCAAAATCAATCTCTTCTACGGCGTGTTTCGGCATATAATCCACTTCTGCCGTTTCAGGATCCTGAATCCAGACTTTTCCGTTATTTTTTTTGATGTATGCCAAACCTTCCACTCCGTCTGCATTGGCTCCGGAAAGCAGTACACCAATCATTTTTTCACCATACACTTCCGCTGCAGATTTAAAGGTGACATCAATAGAAGGGCGGGAATAATTCATTTTTTCCGAGCTGTCCAGAGACATCAGGTTTTTATTTTCAAACAATAAATGATAATCTGCGGGAGCAATGTAAATTTTATTGCTCTGAATTTCTGTTTTATCCTCAATCTCAATAACTTCTACAGGCGAAAACTGCTGTAGCAAAGTCTGCAGAATGTTGTTGGAATGTGCCTTTCTGTGAACCACCAGCAAAATGACAAAATCCAGCTTTTCCTTTATTTTTTTAATCATTTCGAGAATGACCTGCAAGCTTCCTGCGGAACCTCCGATAGCAATCAGTTCAATATTTGTATTATTCGTTTTCATGATAAAACAGCTTACTGATGATCTACTTTTTTCCAGATCTTCTGATCATCCACCTGATTATAATTTTTATCTAATTTAGAAAATCTAAGCGTTTCTTTTGCACCTAAAGCTAAAAAACCTAAATTTTCCAGACTGTTGTCGAAAAGACGGAAGACTCTTTCCTGAAGCCCCCGATCGAAATAGATAAGAACGTTTCTGCAAATAATCAGCTGAAAACTGTTGAAAGAGCTGTCTGAAACGAGATTATGCGTAGAAAGAATCAGCTTTTCCTGAAGGCTTTTATCAAATTTTACACTGTCATAATTCGCGGTATAATAATCTGAAAAATCTTTTTTCCCGCCCGATAAAATGTAGTTTTCGGAATACAGTTTCATCTGCTGCAAAGGAAAAACTCCCGCTCTTGCTGTTTCCAGAACAGAAGGATTAAGATCTGTGCCGTAAATTAAAGATTTATGATACAAATTGGCTTCTTTCAGCAAAATAGCCATGGAATAGGCTTCTTCACCTGTGGAACATCCCGCCACCCAGATTCTGA
Encoded proteins:
- a CDS encoding PQQ-dependent sugar dehydrogenase — protein: MKITSYYGLIAVSLLLANCSGTIDDSGGNNGPSLPPVETNSANTNYQPAFAGQTRANGAKTSTPYVSEVVTSSLASPWGITSLPDGRLLVTEKAGTMRIINSNGTVSSAITGLPSVNSGGQGGLLGVCVDPQFTSNRMVYWVFSENVSGGNITSVAKGRLSSSETMIENPVVIYRANPSANVGNLHYGGRIAFDNTGNLFVSTGERSDLSTRPLAQSVTAALGKILRITTNGQPASGNPSFSQSGALPELYSIGHRNPQGIAIHPVTGELWQSEHGPRGGDEINRVLAGKNYGWPTITYGIEYSGATIGAGIQQQAGMEQPVYYWDPVISPSGITFYKGNIIPEWQNNLFVASLSGMHIARLVMENNKVIGEERLLSSENQRFRDITQGIDSNLYAVTDGGRLYRIRKQ
- a CDS encoding CheR family methyltransferase, with protein sequence MLEPSIVKDEEVEYLIKDVYDMYGYDFSEYSRASFKRRVNRICLIDRFTSFAELRYTILNDPEYLKRFIEEITVNVTEMFRDPQFFKALREKILPQLGTYPLIRIWVAGCSTGEEAYSMAILLKEANLYHKSLIYGTDLNPSVLETARAGVFPLQQMKLYSENYILSGGKKDFSDYYTANYDSVKFDKSLQEKLILSTHNLVSDSSFNSFQLIICRNVLIYFDRGLQERVFRLFDNSLENLGFLALGAKETLRFSKLDKNYNQVDDQKIWKKVDHQ
- a CDS encoding response regulator, encoding MNKKKILIFDDDKTILEVITIIFEENGYQVEISETSHDILEKVEQFQPDVILMDNWIPKIGGVEATRLLKNHQEFKSIPVIYVTANNDIVALAQEAQADDYVAKPFNLEDLEDKVAKYLQ
- a CDS encoding chemotaxis protein CheB gives rise to the protein MKTNNTNIELIAIGGSAGSLQVILEMIKKIKEKLDFVILLVVHRKAHSNNILQTLLQQFSPVEVIEIEDKTEIQSNKIYIAPADYHLLFENKNLMSLDSSEKMNYSRPSIDVTFKSAAEVYGEKMIGVLLSGANADGVEGLAYIKKNNGKVWIQDPETAEVDYMPKHAVEEIDFDLIIKPDNLADYINQL